One window of Toxotes jaculatrix isolate fToxJac2 chromosome 19, fToxJac2.pri, whole genome shotgun sequence genomic DNA carries:
- the LOC121199966 gene encoding T-lymphoma invasion and metastasis-inducing protein 2 isoform X1 produces the protein MGNADSHSSFVSPAKPSCSLRFSSRREEAPSARSWWRSSQGGCRRGRNYLNQQSAGPPYTSWQYEHAPKAARGGSRLRAGSPQRYSRSPFGYLDSGGGSNGICGERASLQSGGSPKVLLSKDGSMRVEFTNSRVVPVEPQELTGLPTIATTTTSATVAEPSLRTSKGSSLSSDGSWYDSPWGGGAELSDSVFVCGQSVDNSSGYTTYSSSRTEETTTSSSGYNTFYSAQVEDISPGFSSTLLFPATETNKLTSTAGYNTCSSGRTEDSGIGDSVILQPDLRDFSRVSSPAASLDNVYTSNNMLPAFPAAPDAPLQHRTASSSSALLDDVIQEEDGAGGGVEQRYSSLTLPCRRAEPVGAAPATGSNRKDFLKSRIRRLSDWTGSLSRKKRRIQEPCGSDTGEVFINRLNSGLVACSSPWSSNPLHLLNQNQFPQVHCGSSRSLSQSSDAHRQNIYENFMQELETGCSSAADRTEASEGDGEEEEEDEDEEEEGVDGEVELGGGEQLDVLFEKEQGVVRRAGWLSFKALITVSKDGKLELVTRRKWRHYWVTLKGCTLLFYETYGRGGAEQELAPRYALLADDSIVQAVPEHPKKEHVFCLSNSYGDVYLFQATNQTDLENWVTAIHSASASLLAKRQGKEDTLRLLRCQSCSLLHKIDMDGKMKKMAELQLSVIREQKNRKAVESQIKQWEQNLEKLNLDLFRLRCYLSSLQGSELPNPKSLLAVASRPSKSMLGRLGVFSVSSFHALVCSRDEVTLRRRRRSLSGGTRRKGLPSSLKALDGLRRRSRASGPSASQVFRSQAAAPSAHHASAASAAAATASCSPETLDCVFEQREVAPSAGRPAAVQVCDALQVCDALQVRDAPQVRDAPQVSLLCVFSLHICRPDAARDFGFAVTGHVDGAGKSHVFVSEVDPLGLSAREGLRAGDEVLAVNGATVSGLDLDLMQSLFSHQNLQLLLRRHETPEPEEPTAVWPEPGDPADPCQHPAPPDLQSWTTAPDAVPPPDQVSARSSEDTEPTPQNMERVYSLYQTFPEGRATDADVPKNPYSREVGLQPASPAHLSVCQHLRKVIQELVDTEKSYVKDLVCLFDIYLAPLQKETFLSKEEMEALFGSLPEMLDFQKVFLHTLEQRIASCPNLSGLETPEQFKKLLISLGGSFLYYADHFKLYSGFCANHIKVQKVLERAKTDGAFKQFLEARNPTNQHSSSLESYLIKPVQRVLKYPLLLRELVSLTDPESPEHTHLTEALRAMEKVASHINEMQKIYEDYGCVFDQLAAEQSGPDKQVTDVSMGEFLVHSSVVWLNPLPCLRRLRKEPELTLFVFKRAVILVYRENSKLKKRMTGSRSADLDPFRFRWLIPVSAVQVRPANITGSENPCVWELVHSRSEVEGRPETVFQLCSSGLETKASVLRALRSLLRDRAPVGSLRRTRLSTAERSGSWRRRQQRSRADAQRTTHHQPEESGRPDGRFIPGETCSEPLLPSHAASDSAGKRTRLCSLTSELETQLQRLNFTEEEAERGAASPIDNRGTAEKRRSSSLRRSPGGDLLDLSGLLERDFSVQSMTSMINEDCFYDSVVGVQKAVVPTLQG, from the exons ATGGGAAACGCAGACAGTCACAGCAGCTTCGTCTCTCCTGCCAAACCCTCCTGCTCGCTCAGGTTCTCCTCCAGGAGGGAGGAGGCACCGTCAGCTcgcagctggtggaggagcagCCAGGGGGGctgcaggagggggaggaactACCTGAACCAGCAGTCCGCCGGCCCCCCCTACACCTCCTGGCAGTATGAACATGCCCCCAAAGCAGCCAGAGGAGGCTCACGGCTGAGAGCCGGGTCTCCTCAGAGGTACAGCAGGAGTCCGTTTGGTTACCTGGACAGCGGCGGGGGGAGTAACGGTATCTGTGGCGAGCGGGCGTCTCTTCAGAGTGGCGGCAGCCCCAAAGTGCTGCTCAGCAAAGACGGAAGCATGAGGGTGGAGTTCACCAACAGCAGGGTCGTCCCCGTGGAGCCGCAGGAGTTAACTGGCCTCCCCACCATCGCCACCACAACCACCTCGGCCACAGTCGCCGAACCTTCCCTCCGCACCAGTAAGGGCAGCTCGCTGAGCTCCGACGGCTCCTGGTACGACTCGCCATGGGGGGGCGGCGCTGAGCTGTCCGACAGCGTGTTCGTCTGCGGGCAGAGTGTGGACAACAGCAGCGGCTACACCACCTACTCCTCCAGCCGCACAGAGGagaccaccaccagcagcagtggCTACAACACCTTCTACTCAGCTCAGGTGGAGGACATTTCACCTGGGTTTAgctccaccctcctcttccccGCCACAGAAACCAACAAGCTCACCTCCACCGCAGGTTACAACACCTGCTCCTCCGGTCGGACGGAGGACAGCGGCATCGGGGACTCAGTGATCCTGCAGCCAGACCTGAGAGACTTCAGCCGGGTTTCGTCCCCCGCTGCGTCACTGGACAACGTTTACACCAGCAACAACATGTTACCCGCCTTCCCCGCGGCGCCAGACGCCCCCCTGCAGCACAGGACcgcttcctcctcctcggctCTGCTGGATGACGTCATCCAGGAGGAGGACGGTGCAGGTGGAGGCGTGGAGCAGCGTTACTCCTCCCTCACGCTGCCCTGCCGCAGGGCCGAGCCCGTCGGCGCCGCCCCCGCCACCGGGAGCAACCGCAAAGACTTCCTGAAGAGCCGAATCAGACGGCTGAGCGACTGGACAGGAAGTCTgagcaggaagaagaggaggatccAG GAGCCTTGTGGCAGCGACACCGGCGAGGTTTTCATCAACAGACTGAACTCCGGGCTGGTCGCCTGCAGCTCACCGTGGTCCTCCaaccctctccacctcctgaaCCAGAACCAGTTCCCTCAGGTCCACTGTGGCTCCTCCAGAAGCCTGAGCCAGAGCAGCGACGCCCATCGGCAGAACATCTACGAAAACTTCATGCAGGAGCTGGAGACGggctgcagcagtgcagccgACCGGACCGAGGCCTCAGAGGGggacggagaggaggaggaggaggacgaggacgaggaggaggagggggtggatgGGGAGGTGGAGCTGGGAGGAGGGGAGCAGCTGGATGTCTTGTTTGAGAAGGAGCAGGGTGTGGTGCGGCGGGCCGGATGGCTCTCCTTCAAAGCCCTCATCACCGTCAGCAAGGATGGGAAGCTGGAGCTGGTCACCCGCCGCAAGTGGAGACACTACTGGGTGACACTGAAAG GTTGCACTCTGCTGTTTTATGAGACGTACGGGAGGGGCGGTGCCGAGCAGGAGCTCGCTCCTCGTTACGCCCTGCTGGCCGACGACAGCATCGTCCAGGCCGTCCCCGAACACCCGAAGAAGGAGCACGTCTTCTGTCTGAGCAACTCGTACGGAGACGTCTACCTGTTCCAG GCCACCAACCAGACGGACCTGGAGAACTGGGTGACAGCGATCCACTCTGCCAGCGCCTCCCTGCTGGCGAAGCGTCAGGGGAAGGAGGACACGCTGCGTCTCCTGCGCTGCCAGAGCTGCTCGCTGCTGCACAAGATCGACATGGACggaaagatgaagaagatggcGGAGCTGCAGCTGTCCGTCATCAGGGAGCAGAAGAACAGGAAGGCCGTGGAGAGCCAG ATCAAGCAGTGGGAGCAGAACCTGGAAAAACTGAACCTGGATCTGTTCAGGCTGAGGTGCTACCTGTCCAGTCTGCAGGGCAGCGAGCTCCCAAACCCCAAGAGCCTCCTCGCCGTCGCCAGCCGGCCCTCCAAGAGCATGCTGGGACGCCTGGGAGTCTTCTCCGTGTCCTCCTTCCATGCCCTG gTGTGCAGTCGCGACGAGGTGACTCTGAGGCGGCGTCGTCGGTCCCTGTCAGGAGGAACCAGGAGGAAGGGGCTGCCGTCCTCCCTGAAGGCTCTGGACGGACTGAGGAGACGCAGCCGAGCCTCCGGTCCCTCTGCGTCCCAG gtttTCAGGAGTCAAGCTGCTGCACCGTCTGCTCACCACGCCTCCGCCGCctccgccgccgccgccaccgccTCCTGCAGCCCTGAG acgctggactgtgtgtttgaacagaGGGAGGTGGCGCCCTctgcaggacgtcctgcagCTGTACAG GTGTGTGACGCGCTGCAGGTGTGTGACGCGCTGCAGGTGCGTGACGCCCCGCAGGTGCGTGACGCCCCGCAGGTGTcgctcctctgtgttttctctctgcacatCTGTCGACCCGACGCTGCCAGAGACTTCG GTTTTGCTGTGACGGGTCATGTGGACGGAGCTGGGAAAAGCCACGTCTTCGTCAGCGAGGTGGACCCGCTGGGACTGTCCGCCAGAGAAG GCCTCAGGGCCGGAGACGAGGTCCTGGCCGTGAACGGGGCCACCGTATCCGgactggacctggacctgatgCAGAGTCTCTTCAGCCACCAGaatctccagctgctgctgaggagacaCGAGACGCCTGAGCCCGAGGAGCCCACCGCCGTCTGGCCTGAACCCGGGGACCCTGCAGACCCCTGTCAGCACCCGGCCCCTCCAGACCTCCAGAGCTGGACCACAG CTCCAGACGCTGTCCCGCCACCTGACCAGGTGTCAGCGAGGTCGTCTGAGGACACTGAGCCGACGCCACAG AACATGGAGCGGGTGTACTCTCTGTACCAGACCTTCCCAGAAGGCCGAGCTACAGACGCTGACGTTCCCAAGAACCCGTACAGCAGAGAGGTCGGCCTGCAGCCTGCGAGCCCCGCCCACCTGAGCGTGTGTCAGCATCTGCGCAAAGTCATCCAGGAACTGGTCGACACCGAGAAGTCCTACgtcaag gACCTGGTCTGTCTGTTTGACATCTACCTGGCTCCTCTGCAGAAGGAGACGTTCCTCAGTAAAGAGGAG atggaGGCGTTGTTCGGCAGTTTGCCGGAGATGTTGGACTTCCAGAAGGTTTTTCTTCACACTCTGGAGCAGAGAATCGCTTCCTGTCCCAACCTGAGCGGCCTGGAAACACCTGAGCAGTTCAAG AAACTCCTCATCTCGCTGGGCGGATCTTTTCTTTACTACGCCGACCACTTCAAGCTCTACAGCGGCTTCTGTGCAAACCACATCAAAGTCCAGAAAGTCCTGGAGAGAG CAAAGACAGACGGAGCCTTTAAACAGTTCTTGGAGGCGAGGAACCCGACCAATCAGCACTCGTCCTCTCTGGAGTCCTACCTGATCAAACCTGTCCAGAGAGTCCTGAAGTATCCGCTGCTGCTCAGAGAGCTGGTGTCCCTGACCGACCCCGAGAGCCccgaacacacacacctgacag AGGCTCTGAGAGCGATGGAGAAGGTGGCGAGTCACATTAACGAGATGCAGAAGATCTACGAGGATTACGGCTGCGTGTTCGACCAGCTGGCTGCGGAGCAGAGCGGACCCGACAAACAG GTGACAGACGTGTCCATGGGGGAGTTTCTGGTCCATTCGTCGGTGGTCTGGTTGAACCCTCTGCCCTGTCTGAGACGCCTGAGGAAAGAACCGGAGCTCACACTGTTCG TGTTCAAACGAGCCGTGATCCTGGTTTATCGAGAGAACAGCAAACTGAAGAAGAGGATG ACGGGCTCCCGCTCAGCTGATCTGGACCCCTTCAGGTTCCGCTGGTTAATCCCAGTCTCGGCGGTTCAGGTCAGACCGGCCAACATCACAG gctcaGAGAACCCGTGTGTGTGGGAGCTGGTTCACAGCAGGTCAGAGGTGGAGGGTCGACCAGAGACGgtgtttcagctctgcagcag tggtttGGAGACGAAGGCCAGCGTCCTGCGAGCTCTGCGCTCCCTCCTCAGAGACCGAGCACCCGTCGGCTCCCTGAGGAGGACCAGGCTGTCGACGGCTGAGAGGAGCGGCtcctggaggaggaggcaacAGAGGAGTCGCGCTGACGCCCAGAGGACGACTCATCATCAGCCGGAGGAGAGCGGCAGACCCGACGGCAGGTTCATCCCGGGAGAAACCTGCTCGGAGCCTCTGCTGCCCAGCCACGCTGCGTCCGACTCTGCGGGGAAGAGGACCAGACTCTGCTCCCTGACCAGCGAGCTGGAGACTCAGCTGCAAAGGCTGAacttcacagaggaggaggccgAACGAGGAGCCGCATCTCCGATCGACAATCGGGGGACCGCCGAGAAGAGACGGAGCTCCAGTCTGCGGCGAAGCCCTGGAGGAGACCTGCTGGACCTCAGCGGCCTGCTGGAGAGAGACTTCAGTGTTCAGAGCATGACCTCCATGATTAATGAAGACTGTTTCTACGACAGCGTGGTGGGGGTGCAGAAGGCCGTGGTTCCCACACTACAGGGCTAA
- the LOC121199966 gene encoding T-lymphoma invasion and metastasis-inducing protein 2 isoform X2: MGNADSHSSFVSPAKPSCSLRFSSRREEAPSARSWWRSSQGGCRRGRNYLNQQSAGPPYTSWQYEHAPKAARGGSRLRAGSPQRYSRSPFGYLDSGGGSNGICGERASLQSGGSPKVLLSKDGSMRVEFTNSRVVPVEPQELTGLPTIATTTTSATVAEPSLRTSKGSSLSSDGSWYDSPWGGGAELSDSVFVCGQSVDNSSGYTTYSSSRTEETTTSSSGYNTFYSAQVEDISPGFSSTLLFPATETNKLTSTAGYNTCSSGRTEDSGIGDSVILQPDLRDFSRVSSPAASLDNVYTSNNMLPAFPAAPDAPLQHRTASSSSALLDDVIQEEDGAGGGVEQRYSSLTLPCRRAEPVGAAPATGSNRKDFLKSRIRRLSDWTGSLSRKKRRIQEPCGSDTGEVFINRLNSGLVACSSPWSSNPLHLLNQNQFPQVHCGSSRSLSQSSDAHRQNIYENFMQELETGCSSAADRTEASEGDGEEEEEDEDEEEEGVDGEVELGGGEQLDVLFEKEQGVVRRAGWLSFKALITVSKDGKLELVTRRKWRHYWVTLKGCTLLFYETYGRGGAEQELAPRYALLADDSIVQAVPEHPKKEHVFCLSNSYGDVYLFQATNQTDLENWVTAIHSASASLLAKRQGKEDTLRLLRCQSCSLLHKIDMDGKMKKMAELQLSVIREQKNRKAVESQIKQWEQNLEKLNLDLFRLRCYLSSLQGSELPNPKSLLAVASRPSKSMLGRLGVFSVSSFHALVCSRDEVTLRRRRRSLSGGTRRKGLPSSLKALDGLRRRSRASGPSASQVFRSQAAAPSAHHASAASAAAATASCSPETLDCVFEQREVAPSAGRPAAVQVCDALQVCDALQVSLLCVFSLHICRPDAARDFGFAVTGHVDGAGKSHVFVSEVDPLGLSAREGLRAGDEVLAVNGATVSGLDLDLMQSLFSHQNLQLLLRRHETPEPEEPTAVWPEPGDPADPCQHPAPPDLQSWTTAPDAVPPPDQVSARSSEDTEPTPQNMERVYSLYQTFPEGRATDADVPKNPYSREVGLQPASPAHLSVCQHLRKVIQELVDTEKSYVKDLVCLFDIYLAPLQKETFLSKEEMEALFGSLPEMLDFQKVFLHTLEQRIASCPNLSGLETPEQFKKLLISLGGSFLYYADHFKLYSGFCANHIKVQKVLERAKTDGAFKQFLEARNPTNQHSSSLESYLIKPVQRVLKYPLLLRELVSLTDPESPEHTHLTEALRAMEKVASHINEMQKIYEDYGCVFDQLAAEQSGPDKQVTDVSMGEFLVHSSVVWLNPLPCLRRLRKEPELTLFVFKRAVILVYRENSKLKKRMTGSRSADLDPFRFRWLIPVSAVQVRPANITGSENPCVWELVHSRSEVEGRPETVFQLCSSGLETKASVLRALRSLLRDRAPVGSLRRTRLSTAERSGSWRRRQQRSRADAQRTTHHQPEESGRPDGRFIPGETCSEPLLPSHAASDSAGKRTRLCSLTSELETQLQRLNFTEEEAERGAASPIDNRGTAEKRRSSSLRRSPGGDLLDLSGLLERDFSVQSMTSMINEDCFYDSVVGVQKAVVPTLQG, translated from the exons ATGGGAAACGCAGACAGTCACAGCAGCTTCGTCTCTCCTGCCAAACCCTCCTGCTCGCTCAGGTTCTCCTCCAGGAGGGAGGAGGCACCGTCAGCTcgcagctggtggaggagcagCCAGGGGGGctgcaggagggggaggaactACCTGAACCAGCAGTCCGCCGGCCCCCCCTACACCTCCTGGCAGTATGAACATGCCCCCAAAGCAGCCAGAGGAGGCTCACGGCTGAGAGCCGGGTCTCCTCAGAGGTACAGCAGGAGTCCGTTTGGTTACCTGGACAGCGGCGGGGGGAGTAACGGTATCTGTGGCGAGCGGGCGTCTCTTCAGAGTGGCGGCAGCCCCAAAGTGCTGCTCAGCAAAGACGGAAGCATGAGGGTGGAGTTCACCAACAGCAGGGTCGTCCCCGTGGAGCCGCAGGAGTTAACTGGCCTCCCCACCATCGCCACCACAACCACCTCGGCCACAGTCGCCGAACCTTCCCTCCGCACCAGTAAGGGCAGCTCGCTGAGCTCCGACGGCTCCTGGTACGACTCGCCATGGGGGGGCGGCGCTGAGCTGTCCGACAGCGTGTTCGTCTGCGGGCAGAGTGTGGACAACAGCAGCGGCTACACCACCTACTCCTCCAGCCGCACAGAGGagaccaccaccagcagcagtggCTACAACACCTTCTACTCAGCTCAGGTGGAGGACATTTCACCTGGGTTTAgctccaccctcctcttccccGCCACAGAAACCAACAAGCTCACCTCCACCGCAGGTTACAACACCTGCTCCTCCGGTCGGACGGAGGACAGCGGCATCGGGGACTCAGTGATCCTGCAGCCAGACCTGAGAGACTTCAGCCGGGTTTCGTCCCCCGCTGCGTCACTGGACAACGTTTACACCAGCAACAACATGTTACCCGCCTTCCCCGCGGCGCCAGACGCCCCCCTGCAGCACAGGACcgcttcctcctcctcggctCTGCTGGATGACGTCATCCAGGAGGAGGACGGTGCAGGTGGAGGCGTGGAGCAGCGTTACTCCTCCCTCACGCTGCCCTGCCGCAGGGCCGAGCCCGTCGGCGCCGCCCCCGCCACCGGGAGCAACCGCAAAGACTTCCTGAAGAGCCGAATCAGACGGCTGAGCGACTGGACAGGAAGTCTgagcaggaagaagaggaggatccAG GAGCCTTGTGGCAGCGACACCGGCGAGGTTTTCATCAACAGACTGAACTCCGGGCTGGTCGCCTGCAGCTCACCGTGGTCCTCCaaccctctccacctcctgaaCCAGAACCAGTTCCCTCAGGTCCACTGTGGCTCCTCCAGAAGCCTGAGCCAGAGCAGCGACGCCCATCGGCAGAACATCTACGAAAACTTCATGCAGGAGCTGGAGACGggctgcagcagtgcagccgACCGGACCGAGGCCTCAGAGGGggacggagaggaggaggaggaggacgaggacgaggaggaggagggggtggatgGGGAGGTGGAGCTGGGAGGAGGGGAGCAGCTGGATGTCTTGTTTGAGAAGGAGCAGGGTGTGGTGCGGCGGGCCGGATGGCTCTCCTTCAAAGCCCTCATCACCGTCAGCAAGGATGGGAAGCTGGAGCTGGTCACCCGCCGCAAGTGGAGACACTACTGGGTGACACTGAAAG GTTGCACTCTGCTGTTTTATGAGACGTACGGGAGGGGCGGTGCCGAGCAGGAGCTCGCTCCTCGTTACGCCCTGCTGGCCGACGACAGCATCGTCCAGGCCGTCCCCGAACACCCGAAGAAGGAGCACGTCTTCTGTCTGAGCAACTCGTACGGAGACGTCTACCTGTTCCAG GCCACCAACCAGACGGACCTGGAGAACTGGGTGACAGCGATCCACTCTGCCAGCGCCTCCCTGCTGGCGAAGCGTCAGGGGAAGGAGGACACGCTGCGTCTCCTGCGCTGCCAGAGCTGCTCGCTGCTGCACAAGATCGACATGGACggaaagatgaagaagatggcGGAGCTGCAGCTGTCCGTCATCAGGGAGCAGAAGAACAGGAAGGCCGTGGAGAGCCAG ATCAAGCAGTGGGAGCAGAACCTGGAAAAACTGAACCTGGATCTGTTCAGGCTGAGGTGCTACCTGTCCAGTCTGCAGGGCAGCGAGCTCCCAAACCCCAAGAGCCTCCTCGCCGTCGCCAGCCGGCCCTCCAAGAGCATGCTGGGACGCCTGGGAGTCTTCTCCGTGTCCTCCTTCCATGCCCTG gTGTGCAGTCGCGACGAGGTGACTCTGAGGCGGCGTCGTCGGTCCCTGTCAGGAGGAACCAGGAGGAAGGGGCTGCCGTCCTCCCTGAAGGCTCTGGACGGACTGAGGAGACGCAGCCGAGCCTCCGGTCCCTCTGCGTCCCAG gtttTCAGGAGTCAAGCTGCTGCACCGTCTGCTCACCACGCCTCCGCCGCctccgccgccgccgccaccgccTCCTGCAGCCCTGAG acgctggactgtgtgtttgaacagaGGGAGGTGGCGCCCTctgcaggacgtcctgcagCTGTACAG GTGTGTGACGCGCTGCAGGTGTGTGACGCGCTGCAG GTGTcgctcctctgtgttttctctctgcacatCTGTCGACCCGACGCTGCCAGAGACTTCG GTTTTGCTGTGACGGGTCATGTGGACGGAGCTGGGAAAAGCCACGTCTTCGTCAGCGAGGTGGACCCGCTGGGACTGTCCGCCAGAGAAG GCCTCAGGGCCGGAGACGAGGTCCTGGCCGTGAACGGGGCCACCGTATCCGgactggacctggacctgatgCAGAGTCTCTTCAGCCACCAGaatctccagctgctgctgaggagacaCGAGACGCCTGAGCCCGAGGAGCCCACCGCCGTCTGGCCTGAACCCGGGGACCCTGCAGACCCCTGTCAGCACCCGGCCCCTCCAGACCTCCAGAGCTGGACCACAG CTCCAGACGCTGTCCCGCCACCTGACCAGGTGTCAGCGAGGTCGTCTGAGGACACTGAGCCGACGCCACAG AACATGGAGCGGGTGTACTCTCTGTACCAGACCTTCCCAGAAGGCCGAGCTACAGACGCTGACGTTCCCAAGAACCCGTACAGCAGAGAGGTCGGCCTGCAGCCTGCGAGCCCCGCCCACCTGAGCGTGTGTCAGCATCTGCGCAAAGTCATCCAGGAACTGGTCGACACCGAGAAGTCCTACgtcaag gACCTGGTCTGTCTGTTTGACATCTACCTGGCTCCTCTGCAGAAGGAGACGTTCCTCAGTAAAGAGGAG atggaGGCGTTGTTCGGCAGTTTGCCGGAGATGTTGGACTTCCAGAAGGTTTTTCTTCACACTCTGGAGCAGAGAATCGCTTCCTGTCCCAACCTGAGCGGCCTGGAAACACCTGAGCAGTTCAAG AAACTCCTCATCTCGCTGGGCGGATCTTTTCTTTACTACGCCGACCACTTCAAGCTCTACAGCGGCTTCTGTGCAAACCACATCAAAGTCCAGAAAGTCCTGGAGAGAG CAAAGACAGACGGAGCCTTTAAACAGTTCTTGGAGGCGAGGAACCCGACCAATCAGCACTCGTCCTCTCTGGAGTCCTACCTGATCAAACCTGTCCAGAGAGTCCTGAAGTATCCGCTGCTGCTCAGAGAGCTGGTGTCCCTGACCGACCCCGAGAGCCccgaacacacacacctgacag AGGCTCTGAGAGCGATGGAGAAGGTGGCGAGTCACATTAACGAGATGCAGAAGATCTACGAGGATTACGGCTGCGTGTTCGACCAGCTGGCTGCGGAGCAGAGCGGACCCGACAAACAG GTGACAGACGTGTCCATGGGGGAGTTTCTGGTCCATTCGTCGGTGGTCTGGTTGAACCCTCTGCCCTGTCTGAGACGCCTGAGGAAAGAACCGGAGCTCACACTGTTCG TGTTCAAACGAGCCGTGATCCTGGTTTATCGAGAGAACAGCAAACTGAAGAAGAGGATG ACGGGCTCCCGCTCAGCTGATCTGGACCCCTTCAGGTTCCGCTGGTTAATCCCAGTCTCGGCGGTTCAGGTCAGACCGGCCAACATCACAG gctcaGAGAACCCGTGTGTGTGGGAGCTGGTTCACAGCAGGTCAGAGGTGGAGGGTCGACCAGAGACGgtgtttcagctctgcagcag tggtttGGAGACGAAGGCCAGCGTCCTGCGAGCTCTGCGCTCCCTCCTCAGAGACCGAGCACCCGTCGGCTCCCTGAGGAGGACCAGGCTGTCGACGGCTGAGAGGAGCGGCtcctggaggaggaggcaacAGAGGAGTCGCGCTGACGCCCAGAGGACGACTCATCATCAGCCGGAGGAGAGCGGCAGACCCGACGGCAGGTTCATCCCGGGAGAAACCTGCTCGGAGCCTCTGCTGCCCAGCCACGCTGCGTCCGACTCTGCGGGGAAGAGGACCAGACTCTGCTCCCTGACCAGCGAGCTGGAGACTCAGCTGCAAAGGCTGAacttcacagaggaggaggccgAACGAGGAGCCGCATCTCCGATCGACAATCGGGGGACCGCCGAGAAGAGACGGAGCTCCAGTCTGCGGCGAAGCCCTGGAGGAGACCTGCTGGACCTCAGCGGCCTGCTGGAGAGAGACTTCAGTGTTCAGAGCATGACCTCCATGATTAATGAAGACTGTTTCTACGACAGCGTGGTGGGGGTGCAGAAGGCCGTGGTTCCCACACTACAGGGCTAA